In Aquificaceae bacterium, the DNA window CTTAGCCCCGCCTTGTGCGGGGCTTTTTTGTTTTATAATTGGTCTGTGTATGCACTTCCAAACAAGCTCAAAAACCTTGAGGAGCTAAGAAGTTTCTTAAGGGAATATTTCAAAGACAGAAAGGTCAAGGTATACCTTTTTGGCTCAAGGGCAAGAAAGGACAACAGAGCGTTTTCTGACGTAGACCTTGCCTTTGAAAGCTCAGAAGACCTCTCCAGAGACCTTACCTATATATCAGAGCTTTTGGAAGAGTCTTGGCTTCCATACAAGGT includes these proteins:
- a CDS encoding nucleotidyltransferase domain-containing protein; this encodes LSPALCGAFLFYNWSVYALPNKLKNLEELRSFLREYFKDRKVKVYLFGSRARKDNRAFSDVDLAFESSEDLSRDLTYISELLEESWLPYKVDLVELSKVNKEFREKILKEAVVWVG